The uncultured Eubacteriales bacterium region GGATTTGGAAAACTCGCCATTTACAGGGTCATTGACAAATTGAGAATTGCAAACAGCTATGCAAGGAATTTTCGGTGTGAAGCCTTCACATTGCTCTGGTTCACCATTGCATACTGGAGCGTAGTGTCTACGCTGGTGTGACCAAGAAGCTGCTGCACCTGCTCAATCGGCATACCTTTGTCGATAGCTACAGTCGCAAGCGTCCTGCGGAACTTGTGTGGGTGGACCCTTTCAATGCCGAGCCTGCGGCCCAATTCCCGAAGCCGTATCTCAATACCGCTGATTTGAAGCCTGTTGTGCGGCGATTGAAGTGATACGAACAATGCCGGGTTATCATCAGTTCTGCCGTTTAGGTAATTCTGCAAGTGGATTTTCGTCCGAGCATCGAAGTAGACCTTGCGCTCCTTGTCGCCTTTGCCGAAGACCACGCACTCGCGGTTGTTGAAGTCAATATACTTTCGGTCGAGGTTGACCAGTTCGCCAACGCGCATACCTGTAGAGGATAACAAGTCAATCATCGCAAGGTCGCGTGTAGTTTCGGTGTGGTCGCGCATAATCTCTAAATCCTCGTCGGTGTACGTCTCTTTTACGCTTGTTCCCGTCTTGACCTTGTGAATGCGACGAACGGGGCTTTTGAGGATGCAGTCCTCCTCTTCAAGCCAAGAAAAGAGACTCGACAGGATACGCCTGATGTTGTCCATCGTCACTTTGCCCGCGCCACCTTCGCGCTGGTATTTATCCAGGTATTGCCGCAAGTCGTCCGTCGTGATGTGTTTGACAGACTTACCGATGCCAGAAAACATATTCTTCAGGGTAGATTCGTAATAACGGAGCGATTTGTCCGAACACCCCTCCACGCGCTTGGCGGCTATAAAATTCGCAAGATACTTCGCATTACTTTCCTCCCCAAGAGGTTCAATCGCCGTGACCCCTCGCAAGCGGCGCGACAGCACTTCGTGAAGCTTTTCCATCTGCGCATTGTCCAATGTGCCGAGCATGTCCAGCTCTATAGCTGTTATAAGTCTGTTATCCATTTTGTTTCCTCCTAAATATTGTGTTGGAATTAATATCCTCAGAGGAAACGCTATTGTATTTTATCCCAATCGCTCCCTCACGAGAGCTTTATACGCTGCCTCCAGTTCCTCAAGAGTGCGGTTCAGTTCAAATTTTGATTTGTCGGCCTGCCGGACGAAGTCTGCGAAGCGGTTTTGGAGGGAGAGTGGGGGTAATTCGATCTTTATACCTTTTAGTTTGGTGACATTCGTTCCTGCCATTATTGCGCCTTGGCTCACCAATTCAATCTGCCTTGTAACAGCAGGGCTATAATGAAGCTGGGCGATTAAAAAAACAGGATTAACCTTTTCGCTATTTACCCGAATCCTAAGCACATCGGAATGGATTATTCCTTCTGTTAACGACTGTGGGAAGAGGGCACACGTTCCAACATTACCTTTACGCGACATTGCAATATCGTCAGGTATCAAGGAATACGTTCTAAGCTGTTCGGCTTTTTCCTCTGCCAGATAATCAGTAGGTTCTTTCTGAAACGCAGAATTAACTTGTGGAATGGCATATACAGGGACACCTTCTCTCTGATAATCGGCATTTCGAAGTTGTGTCCCAAATGGACCGCACTTAATGTCGTCAGATGACTTACAAGCTTTTGTAAGCGGAACTCTATTCCATTTGGAATCGTTTATACCATCCCCAAACATCTCGACAAATTGAGATTTCACCAATTCATCGGTCAGTTTTAGCAACTTTTTATAGGCTTGGCGGGTCTCGTCGAATGCCCAAAGCACCTCTGCGAGGCGGAGTTGCTCACCCATTGGCGGCAGATCGAACTCGAAGTCACGCAAATGCTCCCATTTTACACGAGGCGAGAGCGAACCTGCCGACTTTTCAACGGAAAAGTCAAAGAAGCGGTCGTTCTGAATGATGAACGGCAGTAACCCAGGAGCGAGTGCATCGGCCTTTGCCGCAATCACCGTGATGTCGCCAGAGCAGATACCATCGCAAGGCGCAACCGCAGCCTTTTTCAGGTAAGCCCTACGCCGTCCGAACAGCACCTGTCCCTTGCGAAACATCTTGCTGAATGTGTTCTCAGTGTCCACGGTCCATTCGGCAAGGCTTACCTCTTGCGGCGCTAAATGTTCCAAGCCGACAATCGGAATTCCGCTTTGACTACCCTTATACGTTTCACGGCTCTCGACCGCAACATCTCCAAGTTTAACTCTCATCGCCCGTACCTCCGTCTTTATCGTCCCTCGCAGTTGACGAGAATTTCTCGGCAACTGAACCCACACCCGGCCCACCTTCTTTGACGATATTTTGGGGGCCGCCTATTTCACCTCCAAGCAGGGATGCAAGTTCTTCATAAGCCGTATGTGCGTCAAAGCAGCGTTCTTTCCAAGCGTCAAGACATTCGGAAAAGGAGCGGGTATCTTTGGTTTCCTCCGCGACGACCTCTTTCACGTAGAGTGGGATGGAGAGCGAGAAGTTGTTCTTTTCGGCATCCGCTATTGTTATCACGGTGGCAAAGCCCTCTATGTCATCGTAGTTGTCGAAGGCTCTCGCAATTTTCCTTATATGTCCATCCTCCAGCCACGACTGTGCGCTTTTGCGCGTCACTTCGCTCAAGGCGTTAATCAGCAGAACTTTCCCCCGCCTGTCTGGAGCTTTACTTGTGCGGCAGATGACAATACACGCTTCCATCGGCGAGTTAAAGAACAAGTTGGGACCTAAGCCGATCACACATTCCACCAAATCCGACCTTATCAGCTTCTCTCGCAGGGCGTTTTCCTCTGCGCGGAATAAAACACCGTGCGGGAACAGGATAGCGCACCTGCCTGTTTTTGGGTCAAGGCTTTTGAGTATGTGCTGAAAGAAAGCGTAGTCGGCGCGTCCCTGCGGCGGTGTGCCGAGAAAGTTGCGCCCATATTTATCTGCCGCAAATGCCGCCTGATTCCATTGTTTAATGGAGTACGGCGGATTGGCTACCACGATATCAAACGTCCGGAGTTTCCCATTGTCAATAAACGCGGGGCTCGTCAGTGTGTCGTCGTTGACTATCTCAAAATCCTTCACGCCGTGCAAGAACAGATTCATCCGCGCTATCGCAGAGGTCAGCGCGTTTATCTCCTGACCATAAATTCTGACATTTCGCCACTCCTTGTTCTGGGCTTTCAAGTAGGCAATCGCTGAAATCAGCATACCTGCGCTGCCGCAAGTCGGGTCATATATGCTTTCACCGGACTGAGGCTTCAGTATCTCCGTCATGAGATGAACGACGGTGCGGTTGGTATAGAACTCCTGCGCCGTATGTCCGCTATCATCAGCGAACTTGCGGATAAGATATTCATAGCCCTGACCGAGCTCGTCCTCGGGGCAGTTGGCGATAGAGAGCGTGAGCGTGGAGAAATGCTCAATCAAATCTTTCAGCAGCTCGTCCGTCAGACGCTGTTTATTCGTCCAAGCACCATCTCCAAACACGCCCTGTAATTTTTCTATGTTTGCGCGTTCTATGGCTCGGAAAGCGTCCACTATCGCCACGCCGACATTCTCGGCTACACTTCGCACATCACGCCAATGATAGCCATCCGGCACATCGAAGCGGTGGTTCTCAGGGAAATCCTCGCCATACTCGGCAAAAGATGCGGCACGCTCTTCATCGTAAACATCGCAAATCCGTTTAAAGAACAACAGCGGAAATATGTACTGCTTGTACGCGCCTGCGTCAATATGAGTGCGAAGCAACACCGCCGAGCCCCAAAGGTAGGTCTTCAATTCATCGAGGGTAATCCGTTCAGCCATTCACATACCCTCCTTTTACAAGCAGTTCACTCAGACGTTCTTCAGCGGCCTTGGCGGTTGCAAGCGCATTAACAAAGTCTGCTCGCACCTCGGCGGGTGAGATGGTTTCCTTTGCCGCCTTTTCGATATAAACACCCGCGGAGAGCGTGTGGTCTTTTGATCGCAGATCATCAAGGGTCACAACCTTTGCCCGTTCGATAACGTCGGTATAGTCGGCGCACAGCTTGAAAACGTCGTTTACATTTTCCTCAGTCATAATGTTTTGCGCCCGCTGTGCTGTGTATATTTGTGAAGCGTCTACGAGGCATACTTTCCCGATGTGGTCGGCGGGCTTGTTGTTGTTCAGCACAAGAATACACGCCGACACACCTGTGGAATAAAACACGCCGCTCACAAGGGTTATAACGTATTCGAGTTTATCGCTCTCTATCATCTTCTTGCGGATTTCGCCCTCTTTGCCACTACGAAACAATACGCCTTGCGGCAGCACGACGGCGAGCCGGCCGTTTTTCGCGTCCATTGACTTCACCATGTGCTGAAGCCACGCAAAGTCGGCGTTGCTGTCGGTCGGGCTTCCCCATAGGTTGCGTCCGTAGACATCGGACGAAAACTGCTCTGCTCCCCACGCTTTCAAGGAAAACGGAGGATTGGCAATCACGCAATCAAACGTCCTAAGCTGACCGCGATATAGGAAATGTGGTGAGCGAAGCGTGTCGCCTTGTGCAATATTGAAATCCCTCGCTCCGTGCAAGAACAAGTTCATTCGTGCAATAGCGGAGTTGGCGAGATTCTTTTCCTGCCCATAAATGCGACCATAAGTCTGCTTATCATCTTGCATATAACGAATAGCTTCTATGAGCATACCGCCGGTTCCTGCCGCAGGGTCATACACGGTTTCGCCTGCTTTTGGAGCGAGCAGCATAACAAGTAGTTTCACTATCGTGCGCGGGGTATAGAACTCGCCTGCGTTCTTTTTGGAAAGGTCGGCGAACTTCTTTATGAGATACTCGTAAGCGTCACCCATCACATCGGCGGAGTAGTTTTCGTTGCCGACCTTAATTTTGGACATATGCTCCACAAGATCCTTCAGGCGTTCGTCGGACAGTTTGCCTTTATCCGTCCACACGGCGTCGTCAAAACTGGAAAAGACACTGGACAAAGTTTCGGGATTTGCGCGTTCAATGCCGCTCATAGCGTCAACTATCGCCTTGCCGACGTTTTCGCTTTGCTCGCGCACATCATTCCAATGGCAACCGTCAGGAATAATGAAACGGTGGTTTTCGGGGAACGCGGCGTATTCCTCATCGCCACCGCTTTCCTCTAAAGCCTTGGTGGTTTCCTCATCATATACATCCGACAACCGTTTGAAAAACAACATCGGTGTGACGTAGCTTTTGTATTCGTCTTGATTAATGGGGCCTCGCAGGATATTGCATGCCTCGAACAAATGCCGGAACAGCCGCTCACTTGTGGTTTCCTCGTGGGCGGTGAAACTGGATGCATAGTCATCATCCGCGGCAGATAGGGCTGACTGCATAGCTTCTTCGCGGGTTTCAGCTTTCATTGTGCGCTTCTTTCCGTTTACCTTTATGGATTTGCCGCCGTTACCCTTTTCGAGTGCAGGCGGATATTTGCTCTCAAATGTGTTCAGTATCCCGAGCAGACGCTCATCAAGGAAAGTAAGTGCGTGTTTCCTAATCTCCGTTGGTATACCGTAGTAGGCTTCGGCGATACCGCCAGTAATCGCAGCAAGTGTATCGCTGTCCCCGCCAATGGAGATAGCATTTCGAATTGCGTCCTCAAAAGAGGATGATTCCAAGAATGCCATAATAGCCTGCGGCACAGTATCTTGGCAGGTTTCATTGAATGTATAGCTTTCGCGGATTCCGTTAAGTGTGAAGTTCATCGGGTAGTAGTGCTTATTCACATAGTCACGGATTTCAAGGATGTTGCTCCCCGTTCGCGCAAGGAATATGCAGATAGCCGTTGCTTCCGCACCCTTGATACCTTCGAGATGGTTATGCGTTACCTCCGTAACCTTGCGCGAAAGGAGAGCAGCTTCGTCAAGCGTACTCGCAGCAAAACCGCAAGCCGAAACACGCATCGCAGCCCCGTTTCCGAAGCTGTTATAGGGCTTAGGATTTTCTGAGTACATCCACTGCCGGAACATACCGCCGTAGCCGCAGTTCGGATACGGGCGACCAACCTCCTGCATTGCCTGGATCGCAAAGTCGCCAAGGTTATCGTAATTGCCGTCAAACGCAAGCAGAGCCTTAGCAACAGCAAGGCTCATCACGCTGTCATCCGTGAATTCGCAGCGATAGGTAAGAAACTCGAATTCTTTCGTTTTAATATTGTTCCACTCGAAGCGCGAGCCGACAATATCGCCTATGATTGCTCCGAACATAATCGGTCGCCTCCTGAATCAGCGTTATATATCATCCTTTAATTTTGCCTCCACGTATCTATTTGTCCCCTGTGTTAACGACCTTGTTCATCGGTTTGCTCCATGCACATTTGCTTGATATCCTCGTACACCCATGTGGTGACGCGCCGGCTTTCGAACAACATCTTTTGCTTTTGGCTCCGATTAAGCGCTTTTGATAGCTTGCGGATTTCCTTATCGGTGACATTCTCTTTGCCCAGTGCTTTCAGCGCCTGAATGATGAGTGCGGTCTGATAGAAAATCCCAATTACTTCGTTTTTATTATCCGTATGCTTGAATTTCAACGCTACTCCGTCAGCCTCATAGGTCTTATAGGGCCCATCGCTGACATACAGCCAGATGTATTAATATAAATGTGGAATGGCGTTTGTTGCACACAATGACTGATCATTTTCCTTTTTAATTTCCTTCTCCACGCTTTATGGGAATCATATTTTTACATACATCATCTTTGTTGAAATAATTGGTACAGCCATAAAAGACGCTTTTGTTTTTAGAATTTTTCTTTACAATCATGTATCCATCAGCGCATTTGGGGCATTTGAAGATATCATGCGGTTCTACCCGGTCATTGGTCATAAAGTCGCAGACTTCGGGATCGTTTGTGCACAGATAGAGCTGTAAGCCATAGTTTTTATTAAACTCATATTTCAGCGGAAAACCGCACACAGGGCACCGAAGACTGAATAAATCTACGGTTTCCATGTTCATGTTTTCGGGATGCGGTAGGTTATAGTCCTGGATAAGTTCTATAAGGAAACGGGATGGCTTCTGCTGGGGCGAGGCAATATAGACGCGATTTTTGGTGCGTGTAAGTGCCACATAAAACAGCCTGCGCTCCTCGGCAAAGGGCATACTGGTATCCTCGTAGGTAACAAGCTTCATGATAGGGTCGTCCTCAATCTGGCACGGGAACCCAAATTTACCTTCAAACATATTGATAAGGATGACATTATCGTATCCGAGGCCCTTTGCGCTGTGCGCTGTCATAAAGGTCAGCTCCGCCTGCGGATATTTGACGCAACGCACCTTGTTTCCTGGCAGCTCAAAAAACAGCTTTGTGTTGCAGAGCTTGTCCATGTCGTAGTTATACCGACCAATAAGTAAGATAGAAGATTTACTGCCGTATTCAGTTAGTATTTTTCCAATGGTATCCTCGACGATATTTGCCAGAGCGATCATGGGCTTGAAACTGTCATCAAAAGGCACTATAGTGACCGGGTCGGCAAGGTGCTTTGGAGAAATGAGCTGCTTCTTGATTTGTGATACGTTTTTTTGCACAAATCCACCGGCAATATCAATGAGCTCCTGAGAGTTTCGATAGGTGTGTGTGATTTTCAGTTCTGTGCCAGAGCCCATTAGTTCCATAAACCGAGTAAACAGACTAATGTCAGAGCCTGCAAAAGCATAAATGGATTGCCAGTCGTCACCGACCGCCACCACTTTTGCATGCGTAATCTCCGAAAGTCGCTTGGTTAGATTGAAACGCTGCCGGGCGATGTCTTGAAATTCATCGATAATGATGTATTTGTATTGCAGTCTGATGCCTTGCTTTTCGATTTCATCCAGATAAAAATGAGCGTCATTGATCATATCTGCAAAATCGATTTGGTTACGGGAACGCAGTGTATCTTGATAGTAGGTGTAAACCTGCTCAGCAATGTCTAAAAACAGCAGAGTCCTTGCATTATCAGTTTTAGCACGCAGCACATCAAAACCGTCTTGGGTATAGCCTGTCGTTTTATACTGCTCGATAAACTTCATCAAAAAAACGATGAGTTTATAAACATATTTATCTTTCCCTGTCTCAACCAGCTTTTTATAAACTTCGGTCAGGTTGCGGGGATTTAGAATAAAGCCTTCCCGCTCCAGTGTCTCCTCGAGATGCTCCAGCAGGGAGCGCCTGTCACGATAAAAAGCCCATGTTTCCAAAAGCGTTGTTCCATACTTTTTATGCAGATTTCTCTTGTCGGAAATTGTATGCTTATAGCGGGCAATTTGTTCCGGAGTAAAGATGGTACTATATCCACTTTCAGAAAGAGCATAATGTTCCAGATAGGCCATGTGTTCGCCTTGCCTAATACAAAAATCTGGCGTGTACTTTTTCCTTGCGCCTTTGATCTCATGGGGATATACGCTCTCATATTCGTAATCTAAGCCATTTAGATACAAGAAGTTTGCAATTTGAACTTCTTGAACGGAACGCAAATACTCTCCGGTAATGGTCTTTGTTTGTCGACTGCGTTGATGCGCAACCTTTTGTACATATTCTCCAAGGCTGCTCTTGATCGTTTCATAATCCAGCGCAGCTTTCCTGAGATGATATTCATTAAGAGAGCTATATTCAAAAACATCAGCTCCCAAGTCGAAGTAGTACCCCATGAATAGCACAAGATTGCGCATGAGGGCCTTATTTTGAAATACTGCTTTCTCCAGCATTTCAAAAATAATTTTATAGGCAGAGAAGTTGACTTCGGGGGGAACATCGTTAAAACGCTTTACAATCTCATAGGCAAAAGAGTGAAAGGTGCAGACTTTAGCTGGTATCTGCAAGCCTTTATTGATGCGCTCCTTTAGCTCGCCAATCGCCTTGTTAGTATAAGAAATGACGATGATATCCTCTGGGGAGATCCGCTGCTTGTCCACCAAATACTTGACCTTGGCTGCCATGGTGGTGGTTTTTCCAGCTCCCGCACCGGCGACCAGCAGACAATAATCATCGTCTGTAACGACAGCTCGACGCTGTTCGTCGTCCAGCTTGATTGCCGGATCAATATCTTTCAAGATATTGTCAAAATATTCTTTGTTGTCAGAAACCCGCTCGTCTACATAATGCTCGTTGTGAGCATCAATGTCGCGGGCGAGCGTTACATATTTGCGTAGAAAAGAAGCTGCAAGCTGAATATCTACCCTGAATTTTGACGCATTGCTGCGCACATATTGGAAGATCAGGTCGTTACTTAACATAGCATAACAGGTCGCATAGGAATCCAGCATACGCGATTTGTCTCCGGAGGTGATGTAATTATTTTTTCCAAATGCCACAATGTAGTCTCGATCAAAAGATAGGATTAGGTTGGGCAAATTTTTATAATCTACAGGTATGTCTACCAGCGGAGCGTCTTTGAGATTATCCGTCTCTGCTGCAGCAAAATATTTCGAGGGTAATCCGCAATGTGGACAAAAATCCGCCCTATCAGAAATTTGACATTTACACTCTGGGCAGGTAATCATTGGCATAGGATATTCCTCCGCTTACTGTGTTTTTTTAGGAGTTTTTCTCGCATCCGCCGGCTTCTCGGCGTCCTTCGGAATCGCCCATGCTTTGCCAAACTTGGTCAGTCCCGGAATACGACCCTCGTTGCAGAGCACCTGTACACGACGGCGGGTAATGCCCCATTTTTCTGCTGCTTCTACGATTGATATATAATCCACAGTGTTCACCCCATAATGATATAGAAAAACAGCCCTTATAGGGCTTTCTTTGGTCGTCGTAGTTGGCTGCCATCCGAAACGGTACAGGCCCTTACAGCTTTGCACCGTCTTTCGACAGCTTTGCTAATTATTCGCGCAATACAGTTACAGTATATACCATTTGACGAACAAACGCAATTCAAAAGTGGGAATTCTGACCAGTAATCGGTGCACCGTATTTTAACGAAACATCGGTTATCATATTTCGACTTTTGTATCTGGCATCGTCACCTTTTCAAGCGCGCCGTATTTCTTTGTTTATTGCGACTCAAGTTTTGCGGGGCATCCCATATTGGTTTTGTAGTTCGGCCACTTCCGTTTCTCATAACTTTAACAGGCCACCCAGCTGATCAGAAGCCTTTGCCAACGCTTCTGAAGGCACTTCAACAGCAGGTACTTTTGCCTTCTTCCGACTTTTCCACGGCAGATACGGCGCATAGTTCTGTCGAGTCATGTAGATGCGGGAATGGCCGAGCATTTTGGCCAACTCGCCGATTTCCATGCCACCCTGCAGGGCGAGTGCGGCGCAGGTGTGCCGCAGGTCCACGAAGCGGACATGATCCAGACCGGCCTGTTCCGTTACCCGTTTGTGTAGCAGCCGAGCCATATTGGGCGAATAGGGCCTTAGTGTGCCCGGATGCGGGAACATATAAGGGCTGCTGGGATGCTTTGTGTGCTCCTGCTCCAGCAGTTGTACCGTCTGGGGCGACAGGGAAATAGTTCGTACTCCGCCGGCATAGTCCACCAACTCTCGGCGCTCCACTGCCCGCCCCTCGTGGATGGCGAGCGTGCGTTCCTCCACATTCAAATCCGGCCACTTGAGCGCGATGAGCTCGCCCTGCCGCAGACCGGCGGTCAACGCCAACGTGAACATAGGCAGGTAGTCCAGCCGTGCGGCGGCATCCAGATAATCTTCAATCTCCAATGCGGAGAGGATATTCGCTTTTGCCGCTTTAGGCTTCGCATAGTAGAACGCTCTCGCTGGGTTCTCTTCCATCTTGCCATTTTTCATAGCCTGATCCAGACACTGTTGCAGCAGCCGATGAATGTGCCGCATGGTATCATCTCCGAGACCTGGATAATTGCTGCTCTCGGGTCGGTGGCTGCCGAAGTGCTTGCGGTTTTCCAGGAAAGCGCTGACCACTGGTTCCGTCAGTTCAGCGAGCTTCACATCTCCCAGGCCGGGCAGGATGTGGTTTTTGAGAACATAGTCGTGGGCCGCATAGGTGGTCGGGCGTGATTTGGGCTTGTCGTAGACTTCCTGCCAATACACGACCCATTCTCGGACGGTCATATCTCCACCTCCATGCACTGGCGCTGCAGGTCACGGAAAGCAATCCATGGGAGCCGGGCCTCTTCCAGAATCTTTTTGTGCAGGTAGTAAAACTCGTGGAGCCGGTACGCCTCGCCGGTCTTGGTGTTTAGAAACACAAGGGGAAGCCCGGAGGGCGGCAGGTCTTCCATCAGGGCCGCCGCCTTATCGTTGAGGGCCAGCAGGCGTTTTCCCTTGAGGATATACTGGGAGGAGACATGAAAATCGGCCCACGACAAGGTGAGTAGCTCACATTGCCGCAGGCCGCTGGTCAATCCGATATAGATGATGGGGAGCGCACCCAGTTTCTCCGCCGCATTCAAATAGCGTTGGAGCTGCCCCAATCGCAAAGGGATGGTTTGATGTTCTTTAGTTTGGGGAACAGCGCAGATCCGTGCCGGGTTGAGGGGTATCTGCCCATCCCGACAAGCCTCATCCAGGCACCGCCGAAGGAGCAGATGGACGCACCACACGCTCCGGGCACTCAGTCCGTTTTGGACAAGCCGTTTGTAAAACGATTGGATTCTTCGGGTGGTCAGCTCGGTCAATTGCGCCCTG contains the following coding sequences:
- a CDS encoding Integrase family protein, which gives rise to MQKEKGMTVGGWTEQWFIQRVGQWNLHTESGYRNLIFNHIIPGVGRAQLTELTTRRIQSFYKRLVQNGLSARSVWCVHLLLRRCLDEACRDGQIPLNPARICAVPQTKEHQTIPLRLGQLQRYLNAAEKLGALPIIYIGLTSGLRQCELLTLSWADFHVSSQYILKGKRLLALNDKAAALMEDLPPSGLPLVFLNTKTGEAYRLHEFYYLHKKILEEARLPWIAFRDLQRQCMEVEI